A genome region from Haliotis asinina isolate JCU_RB_2024 chromosome 11, JCU_Hal_asi_v2, whole genome shotgun sequence includes the following:
- the LOC137256354 gene encoding uncharacterized protein: protein MGCKQTKVTPFRQTSTQEALTGKINCPHEMYYAKCQVTRPTPRLSSAEILQQLRDEGLVPDRQSSGGVAFSIPGVEGVVPRGKPPRRLEQIPVRCFYTAERRRQKADERRFDRLVEQVQRKQLDREIKHKLVKDEKKRRQFIKKMKAEHQVQVWEEKVKRLEEERTAKRKKPVEK from the exons ATGGGATGTAAACAGACCAAGGTTACGCCTTTCAGGCAAACATCCACCCAAGAGGCTCTGACGGGCAAGATTAACTGTCCTCATGAGATGTACTACGCCAAGTGTCAGGTGACACGACCCACACCCCGCTTGTCAAGTGCGGAGATTCTTCAACAGCTACGAGATGAGGGCTTGGTCCCCGACCGTCAGTCCAGCGGTGGAGTGGCCTTCTCTATCCCCGGTGTGGAGGGAGTCGTTCCCCGTGGTAAACCACCCCGACGTCTGGAGCAAATCCCAGTGCGATGTTTCTACACAGCTGAGAGGAGGAGACAGAAGGCTGATGAACGCAGATTTGACAG ATTGGTTGAGCAAGTACAAAGGAAACAACTGGACagagaaataaaacacaaacttGTCAAGGACGAGAAGAAGCGTCGCCAGTTCATCAAGAAGATGAAGGCGGAACATCAAGTGCAGGTCTGGGAGGAAAAGGTGAAGAGGCTGGAGGAAGAACGGACTGCGAAGCGGAAGAAACCAGTCGAGAAATAG